GGATGAAGTTTAAAATCAACACCGTCAGGAAGGTTCCTATAAACTGGAGCAGCTGTGGCGTAAAAAAATTGCGGTAATAGTAAAAGCGAATGCCCTCGTCCTGGAATTTCTCTAAATACGGAACCTCTGGCCCTGTAACGAGAAAAAGCACTGCAAAGGCAAAGATGGTGATCGCCGCCCAGAATTCTATTTTACTTTGGAAGGTGGGTGTTGGAAGGATACTTTTCATCAGGCACGTTATTTATGGGGCAATGATACCGTAATGCCTTCGGGGGTTAAAATAAATGTGATGAAAGGGGGGTAAAAAGGGATGAATGGGTGTTTTTGCTTTCGCCCGGTTTGCCTTGATGGAGGGTTTTAGGATAAAGCATTTGCTTTCGCTGGGGTGCGCGCATTCCGCTTTCACCTTGGATTGGCCGCCTTTGCCTGAGTCCTTATGCTGTAATGTTTCATGGTTTCCCTCCGAGCGCTCACGGCCGCGGGGCCCCGTCTTTCCCCCTCGCACTGCCCTTGCGGCTTCTTTGCCTTCTGCCCTTAGTAAAGCCATTGCAGGGCCACAAGCGAGGCGCTCGGAGTAAAGACTGGAAACAGAATATGCGTGGAGGAATTTTTGTTTTAAGCACGTTTTCCGGAAAACAGGCCCAAAACGCTTTACCTCCTACTAAGCGCAGACTCTCCCCTTGAGGGGAGCGCAGAGGGGTGTTTACACAGGAGGGCACATTTGGACATCAACTCCGTTTCAAGCCCCTTTTTACCAAACCGCCCCCAAAAATGCTTTACAGACCAGAAACTTCATTTACTCCCCTCCCAACGGAAACTCTTCCAGCACGCTGTAGACCGGGTGCGGGGAGCCCAGGGTAGATTTCCAGAGGGCCAGGGTATTCACGGGGTACAAAACTTCGGTGACGGGGGCGACAATGGATAAATGGCGGGGCACGGTTCCCTCCTTCCTGAAGCGGCAGACAGTCACGTGCGGAATGAATTTCTCCTGCCTGGGTGGCGTGGGCGAAAGAACCTGGGTCAATTCCTGACTTAGGTGCGTGAATGCTGCGTTCGGCCGGAAGCGGGCCCAGACCAGCCGGGGCAACCGGGCTTTTGGACCGGGTTCCAGTTGCTCCAGTTCTAAGGTGAAGGGCTGATGCTTTTGGGCCACCTGACGCAAAGTCTCCCGTATGCTTCCCTGCTCTTGTACCGGTACATTCCCAATAAAATATAGGGTCAGGTGCAGGTTCTGTACCGGTATGTGCCTGACGGCGTCATCGGTATACTCCTGCCGGGCTTCGTCCAGGTAAACCTTCAGCGCTTCTGGTAACGGGGCAGCCACAAATAAACGGACAGTGTCTTGCATAGTGGTAAAGGCTTATTCTTCTTACGATGAATTCAAAAATGTGGGA
This Rufibacter radiotolerans DNA region includes the following protein-coding sequences:
- the thpR gene encoding RNA 2',3'-cyclic phosphodiesterase — translated: MQDTVRLFVAAPLPEALKVYLDEARQEYTDDAVRHIPVQNLHLTLYFIGNVPVQEQGSIRETLRQVAQKHQPFTLELEQLEPGPKARLPRLVWARFRPNAAFTHLSQELTQVLSPTPPRQEKFIPHVTVCRFRKEGTVPRHLSIVAPVTEVLYPVNTLALWKSTLGSPHPVYSVLEEFPLGGE